A genomic stretch from Oreochromis aureus strain Israel breed Guangdong linkage group 17, ZZ_aureus, whole genome shotgun sequence includes:
- the lrguk gene encoding leucine-rich repeat and guanylate kinase domain-containing protein isoform X5, with amino-acid sequence MNETGEQFPSASLSSCLPGSLTDAASAETPACTELEENGGMEKDGVLTAEMISNSIFQLGRFGTGLQHSFYILSLPSHNLSDISVLCSYVHLQKLELPHNKIQDLSCVSHMPYLVMLDASYNEISNFFEFQPPKNLKEVNFSHNRMTKMRDLSAYASLTKLDLDYNSFSEISGLEQCCRLTHLSLAHNKISRISGLGGLPLTHLCLRGNHLEKIEGLEHLKSLQVLDLSQNRITSLSGLENLHLLGSLNLEKNLVSEIQECKHIHDLLLLRDLSLVENPVQEQPDYKLAVIFLLQHLTVLDQEAVTVEEKVSSVNMYDPPMDVVAARDHITHLVYQLMQPQVLYESSTLPSTDFPYPMLVLTGPRGCGKRELTHRLCQEFNEYFAYGICHTTRGPYFGEENGLDYHFVSEEVFQSMIHTQWEMFFQGKLIQTIQYGGHSYGLTRDAVENVAREGLACCVHMELEGVVSLKKSYFEPRYILLIPTQVEKYIGHLKARGLYTQAQMDAAVSRIELYANTSRQRPGFFDNVIPCDDWEDAYKTLRQAVKEYLLLEEQEEGENNNRASPDNTSTGHNPEEKPLSPVSMSGSTLTSHSARALDPSDISYRSYFTKIQEELHPQKSSTELASIRRREQLVREAIVGKSPGVYSQLFKSSAQPAPSSVHNDDSGNIFQEDSGSDDSRASSALSVPSSAGAFSGLAEPLHVSVMGHASETLKDHVPSSQTPNDPHPGADQLAAAVSPSSDRRPGSNVKPILPPIPTGRRTPAAPSLSPSPSPKPGMEEEGDANMEG; translated from the exons ATGAATGAAACCGGCGAACAGTTTCCTTCCGCGTCGCTAAGCTCCTGCCTCCCAGGGTCCCTCACTGACGCTGCTTCAGCAGAGACCCCCGCCTGCACTGAGCTGGAGGAAAACGGAGGGATGGAG AAGGATGGTGTTTTAACCGCTGAGATGATTTCAAATAGTATATTTCAACTCGGACGCTTTGGCACTGGGCTCCAGCACTCATTCTACATCCTGTCTCTGCCT AGTCACAATCTCAGCGACATATCTGTGCTGTGCAGTTATGTCCATCTTCAAAAGCTGGAACTGCCACACAACAAAATTCAag ATTTATCCTGCGTGAGCCACATGCCCTACCTTGTCATGCTGGACGCTTCCTATAATGAAATCTCAAACTTCTTTGAATTCCAGCCACCCAAGAACCTAAAG GAGGTGAACTTCTCCCACAACCGTATGACTAAAATGAGGGATTTGTCAGCCTATGCATCGCTAACTAAACTGGATCTAGACT ACAACAGCTTTAGTGAGAtcagtggtcttgagcaatgtTGCAGGCTCACCCATCTCAGCCTGGCACACAACAAGATCTCGAGGATCAGTGGCCTGGGTGGTTTGCCTCTCACACACCTCTGCCTT AGGGGGAACCATCTGGAGAAAATTGAAGGGTTAGAGCACCTGAAGAGCCTGCAGGTTCTCGATTTGTCTCAGAATCGCATCACCAGTCTTTCAGGCCTCGAGAACCTCCATCTGCTAGGCTCCCTCAACCTGGAGAAAAACCTG GTCAGTGAAATTCAAGAGTGCAAGCATATTCACGACCTTTTACTGTTGagggacctcagtttggtggaAAACCCTGTGCAG GAGCAACCTGATTACAAGCTGGCAGTCATCTTCCTCCTTCAGCATCTGACTGTGCTGGACCAAGAGGCAGTCACTGTTGAAGAAAAG GTGTCGTCAGTAAACATGTATGACCCTCCTATGGATGTGGTGGCAGCCAGGGATCACATAACCCACCTAGTGTATCAGCTGATGCAGCCCCAGGTCCTTTATGAAAG CAGTACACTTCCCAGTACAGACTTTCCCTACCCCATGCTGGTGCTCACAGGTCCTCGAGGCTGTGGGAAGAGAGAGCTGACTCACAGACTGTGTCAAGAGTTCAACGAATACTTTGCTTACGG AATCTGTCACACCACAAGGGGGCCGTACTTTGGAGAAGAGAATGGACTTGATTACCATTTTGTGAGTGAGGAGGTGTTTCAGAGTATGATTCACACG CAATGGGAAATGTTCTTTCAGGGTAAGCTTATCCAGACCATCCAGTATGGGGGACATAGTTATGGACTTACCAGAGATGCTGTAGAGAATGTGGCGAGAGAAGGATTGGCCTGTTGTGTGCATATGGAGCTGGAG GGTGTTGTCAGTCTAAAGAAGAGCTACTTTGAGCCTCGATACATCCTGCTCATCCCCACCCAGGTTGAAAAATACATAGGCCACCTTAAAGCCCGTGGACTCTACACCCAGGCACAAATGGATGCAGCAGTGTCACGTATAGAGCTCTACGCCAACACCAGCAGGCAACGTCCAGGATTCTTCGATAATGTTATTCCCTGTG aTGACTGGGAAGATGCCTACAAGACACTGAGGCAGGCAGTGAAGGAGTACCTGTTGctagaggagcaggaggagggagagaaCAACAACAGAGCATCCCCTGACAACACCTCTACAG GTCATAATCCAGAAGAGAAGCCACTGTCGCCTGTGTCAATGTCAGGATCGACACTCACGTCACACTCAGCCAGAGCTCTGGACCCCTCTGATATCTCCTACAGATCGTATTTTACCAAGATCCAAGAAGAGCTCCACCCTCAAAAGAGCTCCACT GAACTAGCTTCTATCAGGAGGCGTGAGCAGCTGGTGAGGGAGGCTATAGTGGGGAAGAGTCCAGGGGTTTACAGCCAGCTCTTCAAAAG tTCTGCTCAACCAGCGCCGTCATCTGTGCATAATGATGATTCTGGTAACATTTTTCAAGAGGACAGCGG CTCGGATGATTCTCGTGCCAGCTCAGCTTTGTCTGTGCCCAGTTCAGCCGGTGCCTTCTCTGGCTTAGCAGAACCGCTACATGTCTCAGTCATGGGACATGCTTCGGAAACACTTAAAG ACCACGTTCCATCCAGCCAAACACCTAATGACCCCCATCCAGGAGCAGATCAACTAGCTGCAGCTGTGTCCCCCTCCTCTGATCGACGCCCAGGGTCCAACGTTAAGCCCATCCTGCCCCCAATCCCCACTGGGCGCAGGACCCCTGCAGCACCCAGCCTATCTCCTTCACCCAGCCCCAAACCAGGAATGGAAGAGGAAGGAGATGCAAACATGGAGGGATAG